In the genome of Bradyrhizobium sp. CB3481, the window GCGATACAAACGAGCCTCAATCAAAATACCCTTGCTCTCCCGGAATCATCGCCGGGGGTCCCGCGACGGCTTGGGAACCAAGTTCATGTCAGATGCGGCCGTCGCGATGGCCACTCATGTCATCTTCCGTACCTTGTGATAGTTGCATGAGATTCAACACAGCTCATATTTCATCCTTCCGCCGGTGGCACACCTGATGTAGCCTGATCGCGAGCTGCCGAGCGGGACGTGCCGAAGTCCTTTTGCTGGCAGCGCTCATGCCGTCGGCAGGCGCACATCAAATTCAAATTGACATCTGATTGTATGCGGGTCCCTGCGGCTCCGCAGGCTTCGCATCCCAACATTTGGGGAGGCCGCAATGAAAATTCCGCGTCGTCAATTTCTGCAGCTGTCAGTGGCCGCTTCCACGCTCCCAATATCATCCCGGTTCGCCAGCGCGCAGAGTTACCCGACCCGACCGGTGCACCTGCTCGAAGGTTTTGGCGCCGGCGGAGCGCCCGACGTCGTCGCGCGATTGATCGGTCAATCGCTGTCGGAGCGCCTAGGAAATTCATTTGTCATCGAGAATCGCAGCGGCGCCACCGGCAACATCGCGACCGAGGCCGTCGTGCGGGCGCCTGCGGACGGCTACACGCTGCTGTTGGTCAGCGCGGGCAATGCGATAAATGCGACAATGTTCAAGCTTAGCTTCGACATCCTCCGAGACCTCGCGCCGGTTGCTGGCATCGTTCGTGTGCCGCTGGTCATGGAGGTCCACCCGTCGATTGCAGCCAAGTCGGTCGCGGAGTTCATCGCGTACGCGAAGGCCAATCCGGGCAAGGTCAACATGGCGTCCGCGGGGATCGGATCTTTGCCGCATGTGGCCGGCGAAATGTTCAAGACAATGGCTGGCGTCGATCTCTTTCACGTGCCCTATCGGGGCGCGCAGGTATTTCCTGCACTCTTAGCTGGCGAAGCTCAGGTCTATTTCGGCCCGATGCTCTCATCGATCGAGTATGTCAGGGCCGGCAGTTTTCGCGCGCTGGCGGTAACGACAGCGGCGCGTTCGCCAATATTGCCGGACGTTCCGGCTCTGGGCGAAATCTTGTCCGGTTACGAAGCAAGTGCATGGTACGGCATTGGCGCTCCAAGACACACGCCGGAAGAAGTCATCGAGAAGCTGAACAAGGCTGTCAATGTCAGCATCGCTGATCCGAAATTCCAGGCTCGGCTTGCCCATCTGGGCGGCACGCCCCTGGGCGGGTCGCCCGCGGATTTCGGCAAGCTGATCTCCGACGAGGTGAAGAAGTGGGGCAGGGTGATTATGGCGGCCAATATGAAACGGGAGTGAGGGCGCCTTTCAGCCGACGGATACACCCGCCTTTGCCCGGCTGATTCCGAGCGCCAGAATGCGATTCAGAAGGCCTGGGTAATCGAGCCCGTCGTGCTGAGCCGCGGTCGCGAACTCCTGGCTCTTCGCGATTTCGGGATTGGGGTTCGCCTCGATGAAATAGAGGGTGCCGTCGGCGGCAAGGCGAAAGTCGATGCGCCCGTATCCGTCGAGCCCCAGGGTTCGGTAGATGCGTTTCGCCGTGCGCTGAATCCGGGCCTGCACTTCCGGCGCAAGGTCGTCGGCCGGCCCGTCTACAATTCCAACCCGCTCCTGATAATCGGTATCATGCTTGACCTTCTCGGTGGCAATGTGCCGGGCGCCGCCCATGGTGCCGAACTTCAATTCCCAAACCGGCAGTACCCGCAGCCGATTGTTGCCGAGCACGCCGACATAGAGCTCGCGTCCCTCGATATATTGCTCGGCGATGGCGGCTGTCCCGACCCGCTCGTGAACGAAGGCGACGCGCTCGGCCAGCTTCTCGTCGGTATCGACGATGGAGGCTTGCGAGATGCCGAAGGATCCATCCTCGTTCAGGCTCTTGACGATCAGCGGCAGCGCAAGACGCGCTGGCCGTTTGACTTTATGGCGCATCGGAAACACGGCGAACGCCGGCACCGCGATCCGGCGGAAGTGCACCAGCGTCTTGGACAAATCCTTGCCACGCGCCAGGATCAGGCCGCGCGGGTTGCACCCGGTATAGGGCACCTGCATCAGCTCGAGTAAGCTCGGGATGTGCTGGTCATAGACGGGCTCGTGGTGAAACTGCTCGAGCAGGTTGAATACGACATGCGGCTTGAACTCTTCGATCGCTTCGCGAACCGGCTTGATTTCCTCCTGCACGCCGAGCGGGCGGACGTTATGGCCTGACGCGCGCAAGGTGCTTACGACGTCGTATTCCGTCTTCAATTCGTTGATTTGCCGCGCGGTATAGCCCTCGGTGGACTCCGGCGGTACGAAGTCCGGATGCATGAGCACGAGAACGCGCAGGCGTCTCATAGCGCGATCCATTTGCGCCGCGACGGGCCGAATAGCGCGTGCATGGTCTTGGCGGTCAGCAGGACGGTGAAATCCATCACAAGCTTCCGTTCGGCGCCGACGGCCCGCAGATCGAGCTCGCGGCAGCGGGAGATCATATCATCAAGCACGGCATCGAGCGTAAGCTGATTCTCGCCCGTCCACCGCGCCACCAGTTGCCTGATCTGGGCGCGGTGCCGCCTGATGAAGGACGAAGCCGGTCGCCCGCGGCGGTGCCGCGGATCGGCGGAAAACAGCCGGGAGAGGTCGCGGTCATAGGTTTTCGGCGGCGTGAAGGCGTAGAACGCCTGCTTCTTCTTGTAGTGCTCGCCGAGCGTCTCGCTGAGCTCATGCAGCGGATCGACGCGCTCCCGCGTCGTGATCGGCGGCCGCTTGCCGGCGATTTCAGCCATCAGCTCGTCGACATATTCGAGCTTCTTCAGCGCCGGCCAGCCGGCATAGCGCGTCCGCCAGTTCGAACGCGGCCGCAGCCAGACTGCGAAGGTTTCGGCAAAATCCTCGTCCGGGTGGCTCTGCGCGTACCAGAGCCGCAGATGCTGGACATAACGCCGGCTCGCTGGATTGGGCCGGTAGTAGCGCGGGTAGCGTTTCGAGGATGGGCCGAACAGCTGCTGCCAGCGCCGGCGGCGTTGCAACTGGTAGCCGTGCTGCATGGCATGCCCCGCCTCATGGCGGAGAATGGCCATGCACTCCGACCAGGTGCCGCCCTCGACATCGAGCATCATTTTCTTCTCGAGCTTCATCAGGCGGGGATGGGCGAGATAAAATGGAACGGCGATGCCGGGCACCTGTCCCGGACTGAACCATTCGCTCGATATCCATGTATGCGGCCGCAGCCGGATGCCCCGCTCTTCGAGCTCTTCATGGAGAGTGCTGACGCAATCTTCGAGCCAGGTGCCTTCGACCGTAACCCTCAGGCTGCTGAGGCGTTGCTTGAGCAACTGCTCGTCCGACAGCTTCTCCCAAGCATATTTCCGGCGCGGCATAGGCTTCCAGTTGGCGTGACTCGGCAGCCGGATGGTGTCATAGGATGCAGCTGCCATCAACCCGCCGGGGCTGGCGGGGTGGCGCAACGTGTGGTAGCTACGCCGCGCGGCAATGGGCCGCG includes:
- a CDS encoding ATP-grasp domain-containing protein — translated: MRRLRVLVLMHPDFVPPESTEGYTARQINELKTEYDVVSTLRASGHNVRPLGVQEEIKPVREAIEEFKPHVVFNLLEQFHHEPVYDQHIPSLLELMQVPYTGCNPRGLILARGKDLSKTLVHFRRIAVPAFAVFPMRHKVKRPARLALPLIVKSLNEDGSFGISQASIVDTDEKLAERVAFVHERVGTAAIAEQYIEGRELYVGVLGNNRLRVLPVWELKFGTMGGARHIATEKVKHDTDYQERVGIVDGPADDLAPEVQARIQRTAKRIYRTLGLDGYGRIDFRLAADGTLYFIEANPNPEIAKSQEFATAAQHDGLDYPGLLNRILALGISRAKAGVSVG
- a CDS encoding tripartite tricarboxylate transporter substrate binding protein, whose protein sequence is MKIPRRQFLQLSVAASTLPISSRFASAQSYPTRPVHLLEGFGAGGAPDVVARLIGQSLSERLGNSFVIENRSGATGNIATEAVVRAPADGYTLLLVSAGNAINATMFKLSFDILRDLAPVAGIVRVPLVMEVHPSIAAKSVAEFIAYAKANPGKVNMASAGIGSLPHVAGEMFKTMAGVDLFHVPYRGAQVFPALLAGEAQVYFGPMLSSIEYVRAGSFRALAVTTAARSPILPDVPALGEILSGYEASAWYGIGAPRHTPEEVIEKLNKAVNVSIADPKFQARLAHLGGTPLGGSPADFGKLISDEVKKWGRVIMAANMKRE
- a CDS encoding putative zinc-binding metallopeptidase, producing MAAASYDTIRLPSHANWKPMPRRKYAWEKLSDEQLLKQRLSSLRVTVEGTWLEDCVSTLHEELEERGIRLRPHTWISSEWFSPGQVPGIAVPFYLAHPRLMKLEKKMMLDVEGGTWSECMAILRHEAGHAMQHGYQLQRRRRWQQLFGPSSKRYPRYYRPNPASRRYVQHLRLWYAQSHPDEDFAETFAVWLRPRSNWRTRYAGWPALKKLEYVDELMAEIAGKRPPITTRERVDPLHELSETLGEHYKKKQAFYAFTPPKTYDRDLSRLFSADPRHRRGRPASSFIRRHRAQIRQLVARWTGENQLTLDAVLDDMISRCRELDLRAVGAERKLVMDFTVLLTAKTMHALFGPSRRKWIAL